A single region of the Streptococcus macedonicus ACA-DC 198 genome encodes:
- a CDS encoding Rod shape-determining protein MreD, producing the protein MLLFLLMLIDGQLSSLASSIFSYHLKVSSHLLLLAVLYFYHDKNKYFMFISSLVLGGIFDIYYLKQIGLVIFLLPILVIFTSKISKNFFVSNFQTLIFYIVVLFLFEIVGELGAILLGMTTMSMTYFIAYCFAPTLIYNILMYLIFQKVFKKVFLES; encoded by the coding sequence TTGTTACTTTTCCTATTAATGTTAATTGATGGACAACTATCTTCTTTAGCGAGTTCGATATTTTCTTATCATTTGAAGGTTTCTAGTCATTTATTGCTATTAGCTGTTTTGTACTTTTATCATGATAAGAATAAATATTTTATGTTTATCAGCTCACTTGTTTTGGGTGGGATATTTGATATTTACTATTTAAAACAAATTGGTTTAGTTATCTTTTTGCTACCGATTCTAGTTATTTTTACTAGTAAAATTAGTAAAAATTTCTTTGTGAGCAATTTTCAAACATTAATTTTTTATATTGTTGTTTTATTTTTGTTTGAAATTGTTGGGGAATTAGGAGCTATTCTACTTGGAATGACAACGATGTCAATGACCTATTTTATAGCTTATTGCTTTGCACCAACTCTTATCTACAATATTCTTATGTACTTAATCTTCCAAAAAGTGTTTAAAAAAGTATTTTTGGAAAGTTAG